From Rhodopseudomonas palustris, a single genomic window includes:
- a CDS encoding SDR family NAD(P)-dependent oxidoreductase has translation MSPALAGKTALVTGASRGIGRAIAVAAAREGALVAVHYGGDADAAQATLDAVRAEGGDGFVLKADLADKAGPEALAAGFLDEIERRTGERAFDLLVNNAGFGGRYRIDEVDGDIFDRMIAVNLRAPFFLTRALHPAIRDGGRIVNISSMGTRAAFPEMSIYAPSKAALETLTVVLAKQLGSRGITVNAVQPGATVTDMNPLDKDPERATATRATIALGRLGQPQDIAAVVIFLLSEAGGWVTGQKIDASGGQRI, from the coding sequence ATGAGCCCCGCGCTTGCCGGCAAGACTGCACTGGTGACGGGGGCGAGCCGGGGCATCGGACGCGCCATCGCGGTCGCGGCCGCGCGCGAAGGCGCATTGGTCGCCGTGCACTATGGCGGCGACGCCGATGCGGCGCAGGCGACGCTGGACGCCGTTCGCGCCGAGGGCGGAGACGGCTTCGTGCTCAAGGCCGACCTTGCCGACAAGGCGGGGCCCGAGGCACTGGCTGCCGGATTCCTCGACGAGATCGAGCGTCGCACCGGCGAGCGCGCCTTCGACCTTCTGGTCAACAATGCCGGTTTTGGCGGCCGCTATCGGATCGACGAGGTCGACGGTGACATCTTCGACCGCATGATCGCCGTGAACCTGCGCGCGCCTTTCTTCCTGACCCGCGCGCTGCATCCGGCGATCCGCGACGGCGGGCGCATCGTCAACATCTCGTCGATGGGAACGCGCGCGGCGTTTCCCGAGATGAGCATCTACGCGCCGTCGAAGGCGGCGCTGGAGACTCTGACCGTGGTGCTCGCCAAGCAACTCGGTTCTCGCGGCATCACCGTGAATGCGGTGCAGCCCGGCGCGACGGTGACAGACATGAATCCGCTCGACAAGGATCCTGAGCGGGCTACGGCCACCAGAGCCACGATTGCGCTGGGGCGCCTCGGTCAGCCGCAGGATATCGCTGCGGTCGTGATCTTCCTGCTGTCGGAGGCCGGCGGCTGGGTCACCGGGCAGAAGATCGATGCGTCTGGCGGTCAACGGATATGA
- a CDS encoding helix-turn-helix transcriptional regulator — translation MLSDRQRKVVSADDLKRLAGATDSAFRLVTPGLAGSSPILVGEFRRIHLRQGLTLHTTDTREIHDLHTEAAQPPGLTVALFLQGCVHVCLGGHPMELGSMEGAHEIEAIAIARSKSDSFARQSVRGVHIRKVNVTLSPEWLDQEALANSPACAEALRFLRSHLNTRRWKATPRLIAIAEQILNPPPLAGPLERLYLESRSIEMVADALQAITDASACFEGAVLHPAHRRCVQRACSFIDAHLDQELTLQTIAAAAGLNPGSLQRGFRVLHGTTIFDYVRSRKLDYAREMLERGALSVGEVAHMVGYRALGNFSTAFRRRFGITPRQIRSHS, via the coding sequence ATGCTTTCGGACCGGCAACGGAAGGTCGTCAGCGCCGACGATCTCAAGCGTCTGGCCGGCGCCACCGACAGCGCATTTCGGCTGGTGACGCCCGGATTGGCAGGTAGTTCGCCGATCCTGGTCGGAGAATTTCGCCGGATTCACTTGCGGCAGGGATTGACGCTGCACACAACCGATACGCGCGAGATACACGATCTGCACACCGAGGCGGCTCAGCCGCCCGGCCTCACCGTGGCGCTGTTCCTGCAAGGTTGCGTCCACGTCTGCCTGGGCGGCCATCCGATGGAGCTCGGCAGTATGGAAGGCGCACACGAGATCGAAGCGATCGCGATCGCCCGTTCGAAGTCCGACAGCTTCGCCCGTCAGTCGGTCAGAGGCGTCCACATCCGCAAGGTCAATGTCACGCTCAGCCCGGAATGGCTCGACCAGGAGGCGTTGGCGAATTCACCGGCATGCGCCGAGGCGCTGCGCTTTCTTCGCAGCCATCTCAACACCCGGCGCTGGAAGGCGACACCGCGTCTGATCGCGATCGCCGAGCAGATCCTCAATCCGCCGCCTCTCGCCGGCCCATTGGAGCGCCTGTATCTCGAATCCCGCTCGATCGAGATGGTCGCGGACGCGCTGCAGGCAATCACCGACGCCTCGGCCTGCTTCGAGGGCGCGGTGCTGCATCCGGCACATCGCCGCTGCGTGCAGCGCGCCTGCTCGTTCATCGATGCCCATCTCGACCAGGAGCTGACACTGCAAACCATCGCTGCGGCGGCGGGCCTCAACCCCGGCAGCCTGCAACGCGGGTTTCGCGTGCTGCACGGCACGACGATCTTCGACTACGTGCGCAGCCGCAAGCTGGACTACGCGCGTGAGATGCTCGAACGCGGCGCGCTCTCGGTCGGCGAAGTCGCCCACATGGTCGGGTACAGAGCTTTGGGCAATTTTTCCACGGCGTTCAGGCGCCGGTTCGGCATCACACCGCGACAGATACGATCACACTCCTGA
- a CDS encoding TonB-dependent receptor, whose translation MAGQLAEALGARSIGTLSILSAIATAPAFGQTAASSGAGGGIPLDAIVITGEKVERDQKSTASSVSVITQKQIETEKTGDASVSEVINGVPNVVYTDTVSAPVIRGQDTQGPLTGQYSFWGGTVPRATINLDGHYLSYSEYYFGATSAWDVKNIEVFRGPQTTSQGANAIAGAIIVNTKDPTFKPEGAYQAEIGSYNSRRTSVAVSGPLVKDELAARLAIDYSGRDTFIDYVSPNFQRGLTDQDFRSLDARFKLLWLPQAIPGLEAKLSYAHNSSNRPGQEAASAPYEKLQHVTTTMPTWNQVNDTGIFDLKHDFYNGFKLFNQMQYTGSSVHRVAPVASNGNADIERKNVSNETRVTFGDQGAELSGLAGVYYGYTKADEILYLSGVSTFDDRKTNLGVFGELTYRPTDRWTVTGGLRSQHDHIQRAGVSVYAPQRIDYDNTFTALLPKLSVAYALTPELSVGALVSRGYNPGGVSLNLNSRQWTTFKEESLWNYELFTRANLLNDRLTVNGNLFYMDFKNAQYNIPVVISTGIAQTYVINAEKAHAYGLEIAVDYRMIDCLTLRAGAGVLRTKIDEISSNVSYEGNEFARSPGYMLSFGASWDATDKLNVSGQVRHLDKYYSDVANTVKYAIDPYTVADLRVSYKLYEMAEVYGYVKNIFDERAATYMQENRGIGGIEASMTEPRMFGIGMRGSF comes from the coding sequence ATGGCAGGCCAATTGGCCGAGGCGCTTGGCGCACGCAGTATCGGCACGTTGTCGATCCTGTCCGCGATCGCCACCGCGCCGGCGTTCGGGCAGACGGCTGCGTCGTCGGGGGCGGGCGGCGGAATCCCGCTCGACGCGATCGTGATCACCGGCGAAAAGGTCGAGCGCGACCAGAAGAGCACCGCCTCGTCGGTTTCGGTGATCACCCAGAAACAAATCGAAACAGAGAAGACCGGCGACGCCTCGGTGTCCGAAGTGATCAACGGCGTTCCGAACGTGGTCTACACCGATACGGTGAGCGCGCCGGTGATCCGAGGGCAGGACACGCAGGGGCCGCTGACCGGCCAATACTCGTTCTGGGGCGGCACCGTGCCGCGCGCCACGATCAACCTCGACGGCCACTATCTCAGCTACAGCGAGTACTATTTCGGCGCCACCTCCGCCTGGGACGTCAAGAACATCGAAGTGTTCCGCGGCCCGCAAACCACGTCGCAGGGGGCGAATGCCATCGCCGGCGCGATCATCGTCAACACCAAGGATCCGACCTTCAAGCCCGAAGGCGCCTATCAGGCCGAGATCGGCAGCTACAACTCCCGGCGGACCTCGGTGGCGGTGTCGGGACCGCTGGTGAAGGACGAACTGGCGGCGCGGCTCGCGATCGACTATTCGGGCCGCGACACCTTCATCGACTACGTCAGCCCGAACTTCCAGCGGGGACTGACCGACCAGGATTTCCGGTCGCTCGACGCGCGTTTCAAGCTGTTGTGGCTGCCTCAGGCGATCCCCGGCCTCGAGGCAAAGCTGTCCTACGCGCATAATTCCAGCAATCGGCCGGGCCAGGAGGCGGCGTCGGCGCCCTACGAGAAGCTGCAGCACGTCACCACGACGATGCCGACCTGGAACCAGGTCAACGACACCGGCATCTTCGATCTGAAGCACGATTTCTACAACGGGTTCAAGCTGTTCAACCAGATGCAGTACACTGGCTCGTCGGTCCATCGGGTCGCGCCGGTGGCCTCGAACGGCAATGCCGATATCGAGCGCAAGAACGTCTCCAACGAAACCCGGGTCACGTTCGGCGACCAGGGGGCGGAGCTCAGCGGACTTGCCGGCGTCTACTACGGCTACACCAAGGCCGACGAGATTCTGTATCTGAGCGGCGTTTCGACGTTCGACGACCGCAAGACCAATCTCGGCGTGTTCGGCGAACTGACCTACAGGCCCACCGACCGCTGGACGGTGACCGGCGGGCTGCGCTCCCAGCACGACCATATCCAGCGCGCCGGAGTGTCGGTCTATGCGCCGCAGCGGATCGATTACGACAACACCTTCACGGCGCTGCTGCCGAAGCTGTCGGTGGCCTATGCGCTCACGCCGGAACTGAGCGTGGGCGCGCTCGTCAGCCGTGGCTACAATCCCGGCGGTGTGTCGCTCAACCTCAACTCCCGGCAATGGACCACCTTCAAGGAGGAGTCGCTCTGGAACTACGAGTTGTTCACCCGCGCGAATCTGCTGAACGACAGGCTCACGGTGAACGGCAATCTGTTCTACATGGACTTCAAGAATGCGCAGTACAACATCCCGGTGGTGATCTCGACCGGGATCGCCCAGACCTACGTCATCAACGCCGAAAAGGCCCATGCCTACGGCCTGGAGATCGCCGTCGACTATCGGATGATCGACTGTCTGACGCTGCGGGCGGGCGCTGGCGTGTTGCGCACCAAGATCGACGAGATCTCGAGCAACGTCAGCTACGAAGGCAACGAGTTCGCGCGATCGCCGGGCTATATGCTGAGTTTCGGCGCGAGCTGGGATGCGACCGACAAGCTCAACGTTTCGGGGCAGGTCCGTCACCTCGACAAATACTATTCGGATGTCGCCAACACGGTCAAATACGCCATCGATCCGTACACCGTGGCCGATCTCCGCGTCAGCTACAAGCTCTACGAAATGGCGGAGGTCTACGGCTATGTGAAGAACATCTTCGACGAGCGCGCCGCGACCTACATGCAGGAGAATCGTGGCATCGGCGGCATCGAGGCGAGCATGACGGAGCCGAGGATGTTCGGCATCGGCATGCGCGGAAGCTTCTGA
- a CDS encoding TonB-dependent siderophore receptor — protein sequence MQERGVTARGWLAAVGGLAVTLAVPANGHAQTAAPSASGSSLPAVVVDAPSRARPAARPQPARNANRAAVRPQRGRTTTAVPPAAAAATSAVETATGPVAGYVAGRSATGTKTDASLIETPASVSVVTRDQISDQGAQSVSQALRYTAGTFVDLRPASRYDIVPVRGFGNNNGVLQNFVGFQDGLKLQRGISFAVPTVDSYGLERIEVLRGPASILYGQSSLGGLVNLVSKKPTEKAFGEIELSGGSWDRKQAAFDFGGPADAEGKWLYRMTGLVRDSGTQVDDTKDQRYMIAPALTYRPSLNTSLTVLANYTYDPNSWYSVFLPQRGTVESNPFGQIPTSFNAGDPTYEVFSRKQASVGYQFEHRFNNAFAVRQNVRYMNLATDFQGVSVSGFGANLHTLTRSKSKVVEQVDSFAIDNQAEAKFLTGAFSHTVLFGLDYQYADASRLLGSSTAVPTIDFLNPVYGTVIGTPAFQIDASQVNTQFGVYLQDQIKFDRLVLMVSGRHDRAGYDYRQTTLATNARTLASQSDDAWTYRVGALYHFDSGFAPYVSYSTSFEPVTGTVLSYDKTAFKPTTGEQIEGGLKYELPGRLLATVAGYELTQQNVQTPDPNPTHLGCSGVATARCSVQTGEVRTRGVEVEVKGSLAFGLDLIGSYTYQDMKITATNTAAELGKRPVQVPEHMAALWGMYHLKHVSSGVLGGLSLGAGVRYVGESFGNSTNTLVVPSFTVADAALHYDLGYLSPSMKGTRFSINATNLFDKVYVASCGVGTSFDAGCYYGLRRTVLATLRYRW from the coding sequence ATGCAGGAGCGGGGCGTGACGGCGCGGGGATGGCTGGCCGCCGTCGGTGGATTAGCGGTGACGTTGGCGGTGCCGGCAAACGGCCATGCCCAGACGGCAGCTCCGTCGGCGTCGGGGTCGTCGTTGCCCGCGGTGGTTGTCGATGCGCCGAGCCGCGCTCGTCCGGCGGCCCGGCCGCAACCCGCGCGCAACGCCAATCGTGCCGCGGTTCGGCCCCAGCGTGGCCGCACCACGACGGCCGTGCCGCCCGCCGCGGCGGCCGCTACCAGCGCGGTGGAGACCGCGACCGGTCCGGTCGCCGGCTACGTCGCCGGCCGCAGCGCCACCGGCACCAAGACCGATGCGTCGCTGATCGAAACGCCGGCGTCGGTGTCGGTTGTGACGCGCGATCAGATCAGCGATCAGGGCGCCCAGAGCGTATCGCAGGCGTTGCGCTACACCGCCGGCACCTTCGTCGATCTGCGCCCCGCAAGCCGCTACGACATCGTGCCGGTCCGCGGCTTCGGCAATAATAACGGCGTGCTGCAGAACTTCGTCGGCTTCCAGGACGGGCTGAAACTGCAGCGCGGCATCTCGTTCGCGGTGCCGACGGTGGACTCCTACGGCCTCGAACGCATCGAGGTGCTGCGCGGGCCGGCGTCGATCCTGTACGGCCAGTCGAGCCTCGGCGGTCTCGTCAACCTCGTCAGCAAGAAGCCGACCGAGAAGGCGTTCGGTGAGATCGAGCTCAGCGGCGGATCTTGGGATCGCAAGCAGGCGGCGTTCGATTTCGGCGGGCCGGCCGATGCCGAGGGCAAGTGGCTGTACCGAATGACCGGGCTGGTGCGCGACTCCGGCACCCAGGTCGACGATACCAAGGACCAGCGCTACATGATCGCGCCGGCACTGACCTATCGGCCGAGCCTCAACACCTCGCTGACGGTGCTGGCGAACTACACCTACGATCCGAATAGCTGGTACAGCGTGTTCCTGCCGCAGCGCGGCACGGTCGAATCCAACCCGTTCGGTCAGATCCCGACCAGCTTCAACGCCGGCGATCCGACCTATGAAGTGTTCAGCCGCAAACAGGCGTCGGTCGGCTATCAGTTCGAACACCGCTTCAACAATGCGTTCGCGGTTCGGCAGAACGTTCGCTACATGAACCTCGCCACCGACTTTCAGGGCGTGTCGGTCAGCGGTTTCGGTGCCAACCTGCACACCCTGACCCGATCGAAATCCAAGGTGGTCGAGCAGGTCGACTCCTTCGCGATCGACAACCAGGCCGAAGCCAAGTTCCTGACCGGCGCCTTCAGTCACACCGTGCTGTTCGGTCTCGACTATCAGTATGCCGATGCCTCGCGGCTCCTCGGTTCGTCCACGGCGGTCCCGACCATCGACTTCCTCAATCCGGTGTACGGCACGGTCATCGGAACGCCGGCGTTCCAGATCGACGCATCGCAGGTCAACACCCAGTTCGGCGTCTATCTGCAGGACCAGATCAAATTCGACCGGTTGGTGCTGATGGTGAGCGGACGCCACGATCGCGCCGGCTACGACTATCGGCAGACGACGCTGGCCACCAATGCCCGCACTTTGGCGTCGCAATCCGACGACGCCTGGACCTATCGGGTCGGCGCGCTGTATCATTTCGACAGCGGCTTTGCGCCGTATGTCAGCTACTCGACCTCGTTCGAGCCCGTGACCGGCACGGTGTTGAGCTATGACAAGACTGCGTTCAAGCCGACCACCGGAGAGCAGATCGAGGGGGGCCTGAAGTACGAGCTGCCGGGCCGATTGCTGGCGACGGTTGCCGGTTACGAGTTGACCCAGCAGAACGTGCAGACGCCGGATCCGAATCCGACCCATCTCGGCTGCAGCGGCGTTGCCACCGCGCGCTGTAGCGTCCAGACCGGCGAGGTCCGCACCCGCGGTGTCGAGGTCGAGGTGAAGGGCAGCCTCGCGTTCGGCCTCGATCTGATCGGCTCCTACACCTACCAGGACATGAAGATCACCGCGACCAACACCGCCGCCGAACTCGGCAAGCGACCGGTCCAGGTGCCGGAGCACATGGCGGCGCTGTGGGGCATGTATCACCTCAAGCACGTGTCCTCGGGCGTGCTCGGCGGGCTGAGCCTCGGCGCCGGCGTGCGCTATGTCGGCGAAAGCTTCGGCAATTCGACCAACACCCTGGTGGTTCCGAGCTTCACCGTGGCCGACGCGGCGCTGCACTACGATCTCGGCTATCTGTCGCCGTCGATGAAGGGAACGCGGTTCTCGATTAACGCGACCAACCTGTTCGACAAGGTCTATGTCGCGTCGTGCGGCGTCGGCACCAGCTTCGATGCCGGCTGCTACTACGGCCTGCGCCGCACGGTGCTGGCGACGCTGCGGTATCGGTGGTGA
- a CDS encoding alpha/beta hydrolase, translated as MNAIGQTSSVRAVPEENDRPPVGPGYVVPGSERIRIVSAQGRPYDLMIAAPVAPPADSAGYPVLYLLDGNAVFGTAAEIVGMRSRKPESTGIVPAVVVAIGYPGDQPFDLERRAADYTPPVTATELPPRPDRSRWGTVGGADTFLGFLLDVVRPLIARKFPVDLQRQALFGHSFGGLFALHALFTRPDAFSRIIAASPSIWWHRYVADDYVAAFAERVRTMGVDAKVLVTIGELEQRLTVAEASAAESATRAAWKQRNRMVDNARELSEWLAALPGRGPEVCFAMFAGEDHGSVVPAALSRAVGFALARRP; from the coding sequence ATGAATGCGATCGGACAGACATCGAGCGTGCGTGCCGTGCCGGAGGAGAATGATCGTCCGCCTGTCGGGCCTGGTTATGTCGTGCCCGGCAGCGAGCGGATCCGGATCGTCTCCGCCCAGGGACGGCCTTATGATCTGATGATCGCGGCGCCGGTCGCGCCGCCTGCCGATTCTGCCGGCTATCCCGTGCTGTATCTGCTCGACGGCAATGCGGTGTTCGGCACTGCCGCCGAGATCGTCGGAATGCGCTCGCGCAAACCGGAGTCGACCGGGATCGTTCCGGCGGTTGTCGTTGCGATCGGCTATCCCGGTGATCAGCCGTTCGATCTCGAACGGCGCGCGGCCGACTATACGCCGCCGGTGACTGCGACCGAGCTGCCGCCGCGACCGGACAGGTCGCGCTGGGGGACGGTCGGCGGCGCCGACACGTTTCTCGGCTTCCTGCTCGATGTGGTGCGGCCGTTGATCGCGCGGAAATTTCCGGTCGACCTGCAGCGGCAGGCACTGTTCGGTCATTCGTTCGGCGGGCTGTTCGCGCTGCACGCATTGTTCACCCGCCCGGACGCGTTCAGCCGCATCATCGCCGCCAGCCCGTCGATCTGGTGGCATCGCTACGTCGCTGACGACTACGTCGCGGCGTTCGCGGAGCGAGTCCGGACCATGGGTGTCGACGCCAAGGTGCTGGTCACGATCGGCGAGCTCGAACAGCGGCTGACGGTCGCCGAAGCGAGTGCTGCGGAGTCGGCGACGCGCGCGGCGTGGAAGCAGCGCAACCGGATGGTCGACAACGCGCGCGAACTATCCGAGTGGCTGGCCGCGTTGCCGGGGCGGGGGCCCGAAGTTTGCTTTGCGATGTTCGCCGGCGAGGACCACGGCTCGGTGGTGCCCGCCGCGCTGAGCCGCGCGGTCGGCTTCGCGCTGGCGCGACGGCCGTGA
- a CDS encoding ABC transporter substrate-binding protein, whose product MKPSSLIGALIAWLFVAAAAPAAAATITVHDIAGRDVTLEAPVKRILLGEGRQLVALALLHPHPASLLVAWSADMRRQDERLYDLYRAKFPLLDRVPFVSRGSPDTFSVEQALAAAPDVAILSGGYGPSRRSDDVVHKLEAAGIPVVFIDFVEDPLTNTVPSMRILGRLLGQEARAEQFIAFYQSHMDRITTRLAAARPALPNVLMHAHAGHMECCNSPGRVTIGAFIDIAGGHNIAVDVLKQPAGRPSLDETMARGQLSLEYVMARDPDIYVGTGGMHLQALGGLVLGPGVDPAISREDLAKVVSKPGLDGLRAVRTGRVHGIWHLFNNVPFNFLAVEVMAKWFHPELFKDVDPDESLRELNSRFLPVPLVGTFWISLDQKPTERGR is encoded by the coding sequence ATGAAACCAAGCTCGTTGATCGGCGCGCTGATCGCCTGGCTGTTCGTCGCGGCCGCAGCACCGGCCGCGGCGGCGACGATCACCGTGCACGACATCGCCGGGCGCGACGTGACGCTGGAGGCGCCGGTCAAGCGCATCCTGCTCGGCGAAGGCCGGCAGCTCGTCGCGCTGGCGCTGCTGCATCCGCATCCGGCGTCGCTGCTGGTGGCGTGGTCGGCCGACATGCGGCGGCAGGACGAGCGGCTGTACGATCTTTATCGCGCGAAATTTCCATTGCTCGATCGGGTGCCGTTCGTGAGCCGCGGCAGCCCGGACACGTTCTCGGTCGAGCAGGCGCTGGCCGCAGCGCCGGACGTGGCGATCCTGAGCGGCGGCTACGGCCCGTCGCGGCGCTCGGACGACGTCGTCCACAAGCTGGAGGCGGCCGGCATTCCCGTGGTGTTCATCGACTTCGTCGAAGACCCGCTGACCAACACCGTGCCGAGCATGCGCATCCTCGGCCGCCTGCTCGGCCAGGAGGCGCGCGCCGAACAGTTCATCGCGTTCTATCAGTCGCACATGGACCGCATCACCACGCGGCTGGCGGCGGCCAGGCCGGCGCTGCCGAACGTGCTGATGCACGCGCATGCCGGTCACATGGAGTGCTGCAATTCGCCGGGCCGGGTCACGATCGGCGCATTCATCGACATCGCCGGCGGCCACAACATCGCGGTCGACGTGCTGAAGCAGCCGGCCGGCCGGCCCAGCCTCGACGAGACGATGGCGCGCGGTCAGCTCAGCCTCGAATATGTCATGGCACGCGATCCCGACATCTATGTCGGCACCGGCGGGATGCATCTGCAGGCGCTCGGCGGGCTGGTGCTGGGCCCCGGCGTCGATCCCGCCATCTCGCGCGAAGACCTCGCCAAGGTGGTGAGCAAACCCGGCCTCGACGGCCTGCGCGCGGTGCGCACCGGCCGCGTGCACGGCATCTGGCATCTGTTCAACAACGTGCCCTTCAACTTCCTGGCGGTCGAGGTGATGGCCAAGTGGTTCCACCCCGAGCTGTTCAAGGACGTCGACCCGGACGAAAGCCTGCGTGAGCTTAACAGCCGCTTTCTGCCGGTGCCGCTGGTCGGCACGTTCTGGATCAGTCTCGACCAGAAACCAACGGAGCGCGGCCGATGA
- a CDS encoding FecCD family ABC transporter permease, whose amino-acid sequence MSDLTAPAQSIVAGHLRRTRRRAAVVVLLGIAAIAALQLDFGTGPSSLTTAELLRGLFDPSSLGRSSAVILWEIRLPQALMAALVGAALAVAGAELQTVLANPLASPFTLGMSSAATFGAALAIVLGIGIPGVPRIGIISTNAFVFAFGSALLIQVLGRLRGTDGQTQVLFGIALFFTFNALVAIMQFIATEQALQQLVFWTMGSVTRANMQSVAVLGVVVVLTFPLAMASSWQLTALRLGQDRASSFGVNVRRLKLFALLRISILTGAAVAFVGTIAFIGLVGPHIARLLVGEDHRFFLPASACAGALVLSLASCASKLIIPGIVLPIGLVTSLIGVPFFLALILIRRGRE is encoded by the coding sequence ATGAGTGATCTCACCGCACCGGCGCAATCGATCGTCGCCGGGCACCTGCGGCGCACGCGCCGCCGCGCCGCCGTCGTGGTGCTGCTGGGGATCGCCGCGATCGCGGCGCTGCAACTCGATTTCGGCACCGGTCCGTCGTCGCTGACGACCGCGGAGCTGCTACGCGGTCTGTTCGATCCATCGAGCCTCGGCCGATCCTCGGCGGTCATTCTCTGGGAAATCCGTCTGCCGCAGGCGCTGATGGCGGCGCTGGTCGGCGCGGCGCTGGCGGTGGCCGGCGCCGAGTTGCAGACCGTGCTGGCCAATCCGCTGGCGAGCCCGTTCACGCTCGGCATGTCGTCGGCCGCGACCTTCGGTGCCGCGCTCGCAATCGTGCTCGGCATCGGCATTCCGGGCGTGCCGCGGATCGGGATCATCTCGACCAATGCGTTCGTGTTCGCGTTCGGGTCGGCGCTGCTGATCCAGGTGCTCGGCCGGCTGCGCGGCACCGACGGCCAGACTCAGGTGCTGTTCGGCATCGCGCTGTTCTTCACCTTCAACGCGCTGGTCGCGATCATGCAGTTCATCGCCACCGAACAGGCGCTGCAGCAATTGGTGTTCTGGACGATGGGGAGCGTCACCCGCGCCAACATGCAGAGCGTTGCGGTGCTCGGCGTGGTGGTTGTGCTGACGTTTCCGTTGGCGATGGCGTCGTCGTGGCAGCTCACCGCGCTGCGGCTGGGGCAGGATCGCGCCTCCAGCTTCGGCGTCAACGTCCGGCGGCTGAAGCTGTTCGCGCTGCTGCGCATCTCCATCCTGACCGGTGCCGCAGTGGCGTTCGTCGGCACCATCGCGTTCATCGGCCTGGTCGGGCCGCATATCGCCCGGCTGCTGGTCGGCGAGGATCATCGCTTCTTTCTTCCCGCCAGCGCCTGCGCCGGCGCGTTGGTGCTGTCGCTGGCGTCGTGTGCCAGCAAGCTGATCATTCCCGGCATCGTGCTGCCGATCGGGCTCGTCACCTCGCTGATCGGCGTGCCGTTCTTCCTGGCGCTGATCCTGATCCGGCGGGGGCGCGAATGA
- a CDS encoding ABC transporter ATP-binding protein, whose amino-acid sequence MTGPELLIKGLSTGYPRRPVIRDLTLPPLPTGKLIAFVGPNAAGKSTLLMALAGLLPSTGTITLGDHELSGLSARERAKVMAFTPQTLPQGVALTVIESLIVALRASATAEPHLPGGSAAHRAAVALDRLGISDLGLEQLDRLSGGQRQMVSLAQALVRDPKLLLLDEPTSALDLRHQIVVMDTLRRLAGEGHLVIVVLHDLNLAVRWADHVVVFDHGGCAAAGTPVEALTAATIADVYGVVARIEPGEQGRPHIIIEGVSPAHRDAAHVRNRSV is encoded by the coding sequence ATGACCGGGCCCGAACTGCTGATCAAGGGACTATCCACCGGCTATCCGCGCCGCCCGGTGATCCGCGACCTGACGCTGCCGCCGTTGCCGACCGGCAAGCTGATCGCCTTCGTCGGTCCGAACGCCGCCGGCAAATCCACGCTGCTGATGGCGCTCGCCGGCCTGCTGCCGTCGACCGGAACGATTACGCTCGGCGATCACGAGCTGTCGGGGCTGTCGGCCCGCGAGCGCGCCAAGGTGATGGCGTTCACGCCGCAGACGCTGCCGCAGGGCGTGGCGTTGACGGTGATCGAGTCGCTGATCGTGGCGCTGCGCGCATCGGCGACGGCGGAGCCGCATCTGCCGGGCGGGTCCGCGGCGCATCGCGCCGCCGTGGCGCTGGACCGTCTCGGCATTTCCGACCTCGGGCTCGAGCAGCTCGATCGGTTGTCGGGCGGCCAGCGCCAAATGGTGAGCCTGGCTCAGGCGCTGGTGCGCGACCCGAAGCTGTTGCTGCTCGACGAGCCGACCAGCGCGCTCGATCTGCGCCACCAGATCGTGGTGATGGACACGCTGCGCCGGCTCGCCGGTGAGGGTCATCTGGTGATCGTCGTGCTGCACGATCTCAATCTGGCGGTGCGCTGGGCCGACCACGTCGTCGTGTTCGACCATGGCGGCTGCGCGGCGGCGGGAACGCCGGTCGAGGCGCTGACCGCGGCGACGATCGCGGACGTCTACGGCGTGGTGGCGCGGATCGAGCCGGGCGAGCAGGGCCGCCCTCATATCATTATCGAAGGCGTATCGCCGGCGCATCGCGATGCCGCCCACGTGCGTAACAGGAGTGTGTGA